A single Marispirochaeta aestuarii DNA region contains:
- a CDS encoding tetratricopeptide repeat protein codes for MRRQYWGASLLLILLLGGCTSVSNEEAAEAYYNLGNAYFDLGRLNESKRAYQRALELDPSLAAATYNLARLYIEDRRFDEAEEILLALVGADEENTLLYETLGWLEFRRGNNRAAAQRYRQALDLTEGNAAVWYNLGRIHEVEGELTEAVEAYRKAVYYEPDTLLYRTGLGEVYYLLEDYIEAVDLLYPAFSSGNRDLQLIVLLVKNLTSAEEYPAALEVADAGMETWETQRPEDQQNEIKAEILFYKSFTLLVGFENTAEGLSALRESIDSGFDDADKLALFYRYPDIPGFEEIQELLEDKKLAPKESPAPKVEH; via the coding sequence TTGAGGCGACAGTACTGGGGCGCTAGCCTTCTGCTGATTCTGCTTCTCGGGGGCTGTACCTCCGTCTCCAATGAAGAGGCGGCGGAGGCCTACTATAACCTCGGCAATGCCTATTTTGATCTGGGAAGGCTCAATGAATCGAAAAGGGCATATCAGCGTGCCCTGGAACTTGACCCGTCCCTTGCTGCCGCCACCTATAATCTTGCGAGGCTCTACATCGAAGACAGACGGTTCGATGAGGCGGAAGAAATCCTGCTTGCGCTTGTTGGGGCTGACGAGGAAAACACCCTGCTGTACGAGACCCTTGGCTGGCTTGAATTCCGACGGGGCAATAATCGGGCCGCCGCCCAACGATACCGGCAAGCCCTCGATCTCACGGAGGGGAATGCTGCCGTCTGGTATAATCTGGGGCGTATTCACGAAGTTGAAGGAGAACTGACAGAGGCGGTGGAGGCTTATCGAAAGGCTGTCTACTATGAACCGGATACGCTTCTGTACCGAACAGGCCTGGGAGAGGTGTATTACCTGCTTGAGGATTATATCGAAGCCGTCGATCTTCTGTATCCTGCCTTCTCGTCGGGGAACAGGGACCTTCAGCTGATAGTACTGCTTGTAAAAAACCTGACATCCGCCGAGGAGTATCCCGCTGCTCTTGAAGTTGCCGATGCCGGAATGGAAACCTGGGAAACGCAAAGACCGGAGGATCAGCAGAACGAAATAAAGGCGGAAATACTCTTTTATAAATCCTTCACCCTGCTGGTGGGTTTTGAAAACACTGCCGAGGGGCTCTCCGCGCTGCGGGAAAGCATTGATTCAGGATTTGACGATGCGGATAAGCTTGCACTGTTTTACAGGTATCCTGATATTCCCGGTTTTGAAGAGATTCAGGAGCTTCTGGAGGATAAAAAACTGGCGCCGAAGGAGTCTCCGGCGCCGAAGGTTGAACACTAG
- a CDS encoding adenylate kinase, with product MNLVFLGPPGAGKGTVAVKVSEELGIPHISTGDLFRKAIKDQSELGKKVKSILDSGELVPDDLTVALVEERLNQGDTGKGFILDGFPRTIPQAEALDTISTLQMAVNFSVADEVLVDRLSGRRVCKNCGATYHVKFAPPRKEGICDSCGGELYTRQDDAPEAIKNRLQVYYRQTQPLIDYYKDKGIKTDIDAAGSPEQVLSATLKALNS from the coding sequence ATGAATCTAGTGTTTCTCGGTCCCCCCGGGGCCGGAAAGGGAACTGTCGCAGTTAAAGTCAGTGAAGAGCTTGGAATACCGCATATCTCGACGGGAGACCTGTTCCGAAAGGCAATAAAAGACCAGTCGGAACTGGGGAAGAAGGTAAAGTCCATACTCGATTCAGGAGAACTGGTTCCCGACGATTTGACGGTTGCCCTTGTTGAGGAGCGTCTGAACCAGGGAGATACCGGGAAAGGCTTTATTCTTGATGGTTTTCCAAGAACAATACCCCAGGCTGAGGCCCTGGATACAATATCGACGCTTCAGATGGCTGTTAATTTTTCCGTAGCCGATGAAGTGCTTGTAGACCGCTTATCAGGACGCCGGGTCTGTAAAAACTGTGGAGCCACCTACCATGTAAAATTTGCCCCCCCCAGGAAGGAGGGCATTTGTGACAGCTGTGGCGGAGAACTGTACACCCGCCAGGACGATGCGCCTGAAGCAATAAAGAACCGTCTCCAGGTATATTATCGTCAAACTCAGCCTCTGATCGATTACTACAAAGATAAGGGTATAAAAACAGACATTGATGCAGCCGGCAGCCCCGAACAGGTGCTTTCTGCTACCCTCAAAGCCCTGAACTCCTGA